Within the candidate division KSB1 bacterium genome, the region CTTTCAATCCTTGCTGCCGGCATGGTTCATCCCCGCCGGGTTTTGCGGCGGGGTGCCGGTCTCATCATGGAATTCTTCGATTTCTGCATCACCCCACAGCCGCTCCAGACCGTAAAACTCGCGCACTTCCGGCTGAAAAATGTGCACCACGACATCGACGTAATCGATCAGCACCCAGCGCAGACTTTCACGGCCTTCCACGTGCCAGGGTTTGATCTGGCGCAATTCGAGCTGCTCGACAATGTGATCGGCGAGCGCCTGCACATGGGTGTCGGTGTTGCCGGTGCAGATCAGAAAATAGTCGGTGATGCTGGTCAGCTTGCGCAAATCGAGCAGCTTG harbors:
- the rsfS gene encoding ribosome silencing factor, producing MEATISTQTESSRPRPTVNGRDRHESLPSRELALAAVRLALEKKGGEIKLLDLRKLTSITDYFLICTGNTDTHVQALADHIVEQLELRQIKPWHVEGRESLRWVLIDYVDVVVHIFQPEVREFYGLERLWGDAEIEEFHDETGTPPQNPAGMNHAGSKD